Sequence from the Mycoplasma cottewii genome:
TTAGTATTATCAGTTATTAGTTCTTATTATCAAACTGGTTTTTTAAAAGTAACTATAATAATACTTTCATTTATGTCTGTTGTGTGTATGGTTGGAGCTATTTATATGTTATTTACTAAAAATAATCAAACTGTAGAACAACAAATAGCTGATAATAAAGTTGATGAAATTAATGAAGCAAAAAAAATTGAAAAATTAAAACAAGTTGAAAAAACATACAAATTAGTTAAAAACCAAGAAATATCTGAAGAAAAATTAGTAGCAATCTTTAAAAAAGATCCTGAATTTGAAGAACTTTATAACAAAGTTAAAGAAAAAGCAGAAAAAAGATTAAAAGAAAAAGATTAGTACTTAATAAGTATAAAAAAGCGATTGTTATCGCTTTTTTTCTTGTTTGTTTCCAACTTTAAGCATAAAAATAACAATTGAAACTAATAAAACTAAATTTATAAATCAACTATTGTTTATTTAAATATTATTGATTTTTAAAAAATAAAAAAAATTTAAAAAAAATTTAAAAAAACACTTGCAAGTTAAATTTTCTAATGTTATTATTTTTATTGTCTTAGATAAGACGCTAACCAAAAATAAAGATTATGGCTTTTTAGCTCAGTTGGTAGAGCAACCGGCTGTTAACCGGTTTGTCACAGGTTCAAGTCCTGTAAAAGCCGCCATTATCTGGCCTGTTGGTGAAGCGGTTAACACACACGGTTTTCATCCGTGGACACACGGGTTCGAACCCCGTACAGGCTACCATATTTTTGGAGTGTTAGCTCAGCTGGGAGAGCTCCTGCCTTACAAGCAGGCGGTCATAGGTTCAAGTCCTATACACTCCACCATTTTTTTATTTTGCTGACTTAGCTCAGTTGGTAGAGCAACTGACTTGTAATCAGTAGGTCGTAGGTTCGACTCCTATAGTCAGCACCATTTTGAAAAAACAACACCTGTAAGGGTGTTTTTTTGTTATTTATTTAATCTTTTATGTTATATAAAGGTTAAAGTTCTAAACTCTTTTATTATATTCAAGTACAATTAAATTGAGAGTGGTGTATCTTTTTGATTTTTATATAGTTTTATATAATCAAATTAGAGACTATCTAACAAACGAAAGGAAAATATTATATATGAAAAAACTTTTAACAGCCTTAACTGCGTTAGTTGCAACAGCTGCGCCAATTTCTGCTACAGTTTCATGTAGAAGAGCAAGAGTTACCGAAGGGGTAAAAGGGCAAAGAGTTATGATGATAACAGATGGTGGTAACATCCGAGATCACTCATTTAACGAAGGTTCATGAGAAGCTATTCTACAGTATGGAATGAATATTCATGAAAAATTTGGTATAACAAACGAAGAAGAAGCAAGAGCTTTAGATTATGCTTCATCAGTTGGTGAAAATAAATGAGATGATCAAAAGAAAAACTTTGGTCAAATTGATTTTGAAAACGCTAAAAAAACAAACGGAAACTATGTAGAAGCTCTTGAAGGAGCATCAAAAGATGACTTTATAACTGCGTATAACACAGCTGCTAATAAAGGAGCTGATGCTCTATTTTTAGCAGGATTTAAACACGCTGAATCAATTAAAGAAGCAGTCGACATAATGAATGGTAAAACTGTTGTGTTTTTAGACTTTGCTTATGATGGTCCTGGACGTGAAAAAGTTATTTCAATAGTTTATAAATCAGAATTAGCAGGATTTAATGCGGGATGAGATGCATTAATGTGAGCTAACTTGCCAAAAATGACAAGTTTAAATAGCGGTATCTTCGCTAAAGATGTTGTAGAAAAATCTGCTCAAGGTAAAAAAACAGAAATACCTGTTCAAGGATCATTAAGAAGTAAAAACCATGTATCAGTTGGTATGTTTGGTGGATTAAGCAACAAAAATGCTGTTGATAACTTCTTATGAGGTTTACTAGCTGCAATGAATTTATACAACAATGTGATGGCGGGTCAAACTATTAAATTAAAAGATGTTAAAGGGCAAGAAGTAGAATATACTTTACAAAAAGTTGAATTCGCTAACGGAAATGGAAATAGCACAGCTCAAAGACAAGAAGTTAACAGCATTGATAATCTTACTAATGATGACTGATTCACTGGTGGTTTTGCTCATGGACAAGCTACACGTTCAAGTGTAATGCCTAAATTATTTAAAAATGAAGCAGATATTATATTCCCAGTTGCTGGACCTCAAACTAACGACGTCTTAGAATACGAATTAGCAGGTGAATTTAAACCATATGTAATTGGTGTTGATGCCGATCAAGTTACTTCAATTGGTCAAGAAAGAACAGGAACAAACAAGAGATTCATCACAAGTGCTAAGAAAAACATCATTTCAGCATCTGTTTATGCATTAGAAAGAGCAAAATCACTACAAAAAGCTACTGTAGGAGATAAAGAATACACTAGCACTAAATATGAAAATGAACTAAAAGACGGACATATCTTATCTGGAATTGAACCTGATTGATCAATTTCATCATCAAGAAGAGCAGATCAAAAATGAGATGCAGGAAAAGGTGGAAATGTTACAAATTCTGCAAACTTAGCAGTTCAATCTATAGATTATGCGAAAGGAAGTTCTAAAAAAATATCTGAAATTTTAAAAGAAGTTTTAGGAAAAACTGGAAACGAATTTAAGGATTATTTAAGTTCAAATTCATTAGGTCACTTTGTAAATGAAGTAAACAAAATACTAGCTGAAGGTAAAAACTGAACTGAATTAAAACTTTCTGAAGATGGAATTGCGGGAATTAAAGATTACATAAACCTTTTAAACACAACTAATATTGAAAAAAAATAAAGAAAGAAACTCTATAAAGTAAATGAAATCATTAAGTAATGAAAATTTATATGCCATAGAAATGGAAAATATAACAAAGACATTTCTAAATGGTGCTATTGTTGCAAATGATGATGTAACAATTAGAGTTAAAAAAGGTGAAATTCACGCTATCGTCGGTGAAAACGGTGCTGGTAAATCAACTTTAATGTCAATTCTATTTGGTTTATATCAGCCAACAGAGGGTAAGATAAAAGTTAATGGGAAAGAAGAGATAATTTCAAACCCAATTAAAGCTAATAAACTAGGTATCGGTATGGTTCACCAACACTTTAAGTTAGTTGAAGTAAATACGGTTTTTGAAAATATTATTTTAGGTGTTGAAGAAACAAAAAATAAAATTTTCTTAAATAAAACAAAAATGCGCGCAGAGTTAATAGAAATTATGGATAAATATGATCTACACGTAGATCTAGATGCAAAAATTCAAAATATTTCTGTTGGTATGCAACAGCGTGTTGAGATATTAAAAATTTTATATAGAAAAGCTGATATTCTAGTTTTTGATGAACCTACTGCTGTTTTAACTCCTCAACAAATTGATGGATTGTTAAGGGTTATGCAAAATCTTCAAAAATCAGGAAAAACAATTATCTTCATTTCACATAAAATGGATGAAATTAAGAAAGTAGCAAATACTGCAACTGTTATTAGATTAGGTAGAAAAATAATTGATTTAGATGTTTCTAAAGTAACTGGTAATGAAATTGCTGAGGCAATGGTTGGTAGAAAATTAATTGAAGTGAAAAATGAGTATACTAAACCGTTATCAGATCAACCTATTCTTGATGTAATAAATTTAACAGTCAAAAAAAATTCGAATCCTAAAGTATTTGGATTAGAAACTTTTAATATAAATGTAAAACCTGGTGAAATTGTTGCAGTTGCCGGAGTTGAAGGAAATGGTCAAAAAGAACTAGTTGAAGCTATTACTGGACTAACTAAACCGGTATCTGGTGGGGTAGTATTTAAAGGTGTAAACATCGTTAACTATAGTATTAAAAAAAGATACGATATGGGATTAGCTCATATTCCTGAAGATCGTCATAAACACGGTCTATTGCTAGACTTTACAGTACAAGAAAATGTTGTAAGTCAAGAATTAGATAAAGAACCATTTTCTAAATTCGGATTTATAAATAGAAATGCTATTTCAAGATATGCTCAATCAGTGATAAACGATTTTGATGTTCGTGGTTCTAGAAGTGGAACAGCGAACGCAAGAGGATTATCGGGAGGAAATCAACAAAAAGTTATAGTTGGTAGAGAAATTAGAAAACAACATGATTTATTAGTTGTCGTTCAGCCAACTCGTGGTCTTGACGTTGGAGCTATTGAATATATTCACTCTGAAATATTAAAAGAAAAAGAAAGCGGAAAAGGTGTCTTATTAGTCTCTTATGAACTAAATGAGGTGATGGCATTAGCTGATAGAATTGTTGTTATTAATAAAGGAAGAT
This genomic interval carries:
- a CDS encoding BMP family ABC transporter substrate-binding protein — translated: MKKLLTALTALVATAAPISATVSCRRARVTEGVKGQRVMMITDGGNIRDHSFNEGSWEAILQYGMNIHEKFGITNEEEARALDYASSVGENKWDDQKKNFGQIDFENAKKTNGNYVEALEGASKDDFITAYNTAANKGADALFLAGFKHAESIKEAVDIMNGKTVVFLDFAYDGPGREKVISIVYKSELAGFNAGWDALMWANLPKMTSLNSGIFAKDVVEKSAQGKKTEIPVQGSLRSKNHVSVGMFGGLSNKNAVDNFLWGLLAAMNLYNNVMAGQTIKLKDVKGQEVEYTLQKVEFANGNGNSTAQRQEVNSIDNLTNDDWFTGGFAHGQATRSSVMPKLFKNEADIIFPVAGPQTNDVLEYELAGEFKPYVIGVDADQVTSIGQERTGTNKRFITSAKKNIISASVYALERAKSLQKATVGDKEYTSTKYENELKDGHILSGIEPDWSISSSRRADQKWDAGKGGNVTNSANLAVQSIDYAKGSSKKISEILKEVLGKTGNEFKDYLSSNSLGHFVNEVNKILAEGKNWTELKLSEDGIAGIKDYINLLNTTNIEKK
- a CDS encoding ABC transporter ATP-binding protein; translated protein: MKSLSNENLYAIEMENITKTFLNGAIVANDDVTIRVKKGEIHAIVGENGAGKSTLMSILFGLYQPTEGKIKVNGKEEIISNPIKANKLGIGMVHQHFKLVEVNTVFENIILGVEETKNKIFLNKTKMRAELIEIMDKYDLHVDLDAKIQNISVGMQQRVEILKILYRKADILVFDEPTAVLTPQQIDGLLRVMQNLQKSGKTIIFISHKMDEIKKVANTATVIRLGRKIIDLDVSKVTGNEIAEAMVGRKLIEVKNEYTKPLSDQPILDVINLTVKKNSNPKVFGLETFNINVKPGEIVAVAGVEGNGQKELVEAITGLTKPVSGGVVFKGVNIVNYSIKKRYDMGLAHIPEDRHKHGLLLDFTVQENVVSQELDKEPFSKFGFINRNAISRYAQSVINDFDVRGSRSGTANARGLSGGNQQKVIVGREIRKQHDLLVVVQPTRGLDVGAIEYIHSEILKEKESGKGVLLVSYELNEVMALADRIVVINKGRFIGEVPGKGAKKEEIGLLMTGQTLDKIKKTKTKMEVNA